The Acidobacteriaceae bacterium nucleotide sequence GCCCGACTGCAACACCGATTGCCATTGCGAGGAAAATCCAGAGCGTAAGAAAGCGGTCAAGGAACGAAAGCTTCTTGCGGGCTGCCGGGGCGCAGACCTGACCTTGGGTGAAGGGAGCGGTAGACATCAGCAGGCCTCGCAGGAGTTTTCTTGAATCGTGGTGGGGACAGGAGCGCCGTCGAGGGACGCGTACTTCGACGGCGAGCAGCAAACTTTAGTGAGGTGCGCGCGATCCTTCTGCATCGCTTTCTCCTCTTTAAGCCAGTCCAGTGTCTGCTTCAGAATGTGCGCGGCCCCGATGTGTGGCGGCATGACGACCCGGTAGTGCATCCACTTTCCTTCCCGCCGAGCCGACACAATGCCGGCACTACGC carries:
- a CDS encoding metalloregulator ArsR/SmtB family transcription factor; the encoded protein is MAKQAFNMERFFQALGDNTRLRLLNLMGDQEVCVCYFVEILGGPQPKVSRHLAYLRSAGIVSARREGKWMHYRVVMPPHIGAAHILKQTLDWLKEEKAMQKDRAHLTKVCCSPSKYASLDGAPVPTTIQENSCEAC